The Camelina sativa cultivar DH55 chromosome 14, Cs, whole genome shotgun sequence genome includes a window with the following:
- the LOC104744099 gene encoding uncharacterized protein LOC104744099 has protein sequence MPFPGRFKDQMIRKLKEKVEKQELMAIQHEMTVEDKKEDRGPTLEHYEPYLLYKGMLLNISKQKAKNQAKKDLEDMGTTVVPTKLEDPGPFNLPCSLNYMHFNKCLCDLGASVNVMPFSIAQKLGYEEFKPSDLYISLVDGSRRDVMGKLESFPMKIGEARIPTDFIIIDMKQEPDDPIILGRPFLAIAGISSKPQEYSSRID, from the coding sequence AtgccattcccaggacgtttcaaggatCAAATGATTAGGAAACTCAAGGAAAAGGTTGAGAAGCAGGAACTGATGGCCATTCAACATGAAATGACTGTTGAGGATAAGAAAGAAGACAGAGGACCAACTTTGGAGCATTATGAACCATATCTACTCTATAAGGGCATGTTACTTAACATATCAAAGCAGAAGGCCAAGAATCAAGCCAAGAAGGATCTAGAGGACATGGGAACAACTGTTGTTCCAAccaagcttgaagatccaggcCCATTCAACCTGCCATGTTCACTGAACTATATGCACTTCAACAAGTGTTTATGTGACCTTGGAGCTTCTGTGAATGTTATGCCCTTCTCAATAGCACAAAAGCTAGGATATGAGGAGTTCAAGCCAAGCGACCTCTACATTAGTCTTGTTGATGGCTCTAGAAGGGATGTGATGGGTAAACTGGAAAGCTTTCCAATGAAGATAGGTGAGGCAAGGATACCAACTGACTTCATCATCATTGATATGAAACAGGAGCCTGATGATCCTATTATCCTTGGAAGACCATTCTTAGCCATAGCTGGAATCAGTTCAAAACCTCAAGAGTACAGTTCAAGAATTGACTGA